One part of the Clostridium thermosuccinogenes genome encodes these proteins:
- a CDS encoding ABC transporter ATP-binding protein yields MSYYEEETQVKAYDSKLMKRLMSYAKKYWAFFAAAILLLVAVTVIDLLKPYFIKIAIDDYLNGYQKPMITYEASSGVEGVEFEGRIYKRVESVPEEIPEDRVFFIDYVDNIPYLVNGIVEPEMMGSATVAEISEESRQYQLHYGDSIILEARRLDRNEVKIFRSKDLNAMKTIGIIFILAIIAGFLFNFLQTYILNYVGQTIIFNIRQEIFSHIQKMPIAFFDKNPVGRLVTRVTNDTETLNDMYTNVLVSLLKDFCILVGVIIIMFSMNMVLALIIIGAIPVVVLVTVFFRKNARKAYRRIRVALARINTVLSENISGMRVIQIFDRQKEKLEEFKKTNKEYYKATMGEVVVSGVFRPLIELISSATIAALLWFGGIRVLDGTLQFGVLFAFVDYVGQFFHPINDMAEKYNILQAAMASSERIFGILDTPGEPDEGSIEMDKDRIKGDIEFKNVWFAYNDDEWVLKDVSFKVPAGKTLAIVGATGAGKTSIINLLNRFYEIRKGQILMDGIDIRQIKKKSLRENVGMVLQDVFLFSGTVMENIRLSEDRISDEEVKKASAYVNADGFIQGLPNGYDEEVKERGATFSAGQRQLLAFARALAFDPSILILDEATANIDTETELLIQDALAKLTRNRTTIVIAHRLSTIQHADNIIVLHKGRIREMGNHQELLAKRGMYYNLYKLQYEGNRA; encoded by the coding sequence ATGAGTTATTATGAAGAGGAAACTCAGGTCAAGGCATATGACTCCAAGCTGATGAAACGCCTTATGTCATATGCAAAGAAGTATTGGGCCTTTTTTGCAGCCGCAATACTTCTTCTGGTTGCTGTTACCGTGATAGACCTCCTGAAGCCTTACTTCATAAAAATAGCGATAGATGATTATCTGAATGGTTACCAGAAACCCATGATTACATATGAGGCTTCTTCCGGTGTGGAAGGCGTGGAATTCGAAGGCAGGATATATAAAAGGGTGGAGTCAGTTCCTGAAGAAATTCCGGAGGACAGAGTATTTTTTATTGACTATGTGGATAATATACCTTATCTGGTAAACGGTATTGTAGAGCCGGAGATGATGGGAAGCGCGACGGTGGCGGAGATTTCAGAAGAAAGCCGGCAGTATCAGCTGCATTATGGTGACAGTATTATCCTGGAGGCAAGAAGGCTGGACCGTAATGAAGTTAAAATATTCAGGTCGAAGGATTTGAATGCCATGAAGACCATCGGGATTATTTTTATTCTGGCCATCATTGCCGGCTTCCTGTTCAATTTTCTTCAAACCTATATTTTGAACTATGTGGGACAGACCATAATTTTTAATATCCGGCAGGAGATATTCAGCCACATTCAGAAAATGCCCATTGCGTTTTTTGATAAAAACCCGGTGGGAAGGCTGGTAACCAGGGTCACCAATGATACGGAAACCTTGAATGACATGTATACCAATGTTTTAGTCAGCCTTTTAAAGGATTTCTGCATTTTGGTGGGAGTCATAATAATAATGTTCAGCATGAATATGGTTCTTGCCCTAATTATAATTGGAGCAATACCGGTGGTAGTTCTGGTTACCGTCTTTTTCAGAAAGAATGCCAGAAAGGCATATAGGAGAATAAGAGTGGCTTTGGCCCGCATTAACACCGTTTTGTCTGAAAACATATCGGGTATGCGGGTGATCCAGATATTTGACCGACAGAAGGAAAAGCTTGAAGAGTTTAAGAAGACCAACAAGGAATATTATAAAGCTACCATGGGTGAGGTTGTTGTATCGGGGGTATTCAGGCCCCTTATCGAACTGATATCATCGGCCACCATTGCGGCGCTGTTATGGTTTGGAGGGATTCGGGTTTTGGATGGAACCTTGCAGTTTGGTGTGCTTTTCGCCTTTGTTGATTATGTGGGACAGTTCTTCCATCCCATCAACGACATGGCGGAAAAATACAATATACTCCAGGCGGCAATGGCTTCTTCCGAGAGGATTTTTGGAATATTGGACACTCCCGGAGAGCCGGATGAGGGCAGCATCGAGATGGACAAAGACAGGATAAAGGGAGATATAGAATTTAAAAATGTATGGTTTGCCTATAACGATGATGAATGGGTGCTGAAGGACGTGAGCTTCAAAGTGCCTGCAGGAAAGACTCTGGCCATAGTGGGTGCCACCGGCGCAGGAAAAACATCTATAATAAATCTTCTGAACAGGTTTTATGAGATCCGAAAGGGTCAGATACTTATGGATGGAATAGATATACGCCAGATTAAAAAGAAAAGCCTCAGGGAAAATGTGGGAATGGTGCTGCAGGATGTGTTCCTGTTCAGCGGAACTGTTATGGAGAACATAAGGTTGAGTGAGGATAGAATATCTGATGAGGAAGTCAAAAAGGCGTCAGCTTATGTGAATGCCGATGGATTCATACAGGGACTGCCTAATGGCTATGATGAGGAAGTGAAGGAAAGGGGAGCGACCTTTTCCGCCGGGCAGAGGCAGCTTTTAGCTTTTGCACGGGCTTTGGCTTTTGATCCGTCCATTCTCATACTGGATGAGGCGACAGCCAACATTGACACTGAAACGGAGCTGCTGATACAAGATGCTTTGGCGAAACTTACCAGAAACCGCACGACGATTGTGATAGCCCACAGGCTTTCAACCATACAGCATGCGGATAACATCATCGTGCTGCATAAGGGAAGAATTCGGGAGATGGGAAACCATCAGGAGCTTTTGGCCAAAAGAGGCATGTATTACAACCTTTATAAGCTTCAGTATGAGGGAAACAGGGCATGA
- a CDS encoding DUF362 domain-containing protein, translating to MSKVALIKCESYDYEKVRSAVKKGLELLGGAGAFVKPGEKILLKPNLLSADPPERCVTTHPSVFKAVGEIFKEAGALLTYGDSPGFHSPKAAARKSGIADAAEELGISLADFNNGEEVPFHEGVQNKRFVIAKGVLESDGLISIPKLKTHGFARMTGSVKNQFGCIPGPLKGEMHVRIPNVFDFSRMLIDLNRLLKPRLYIMDGIMAMEGNGPRGGTPKKMNVLLLSADPIALDATVCRIINLDPEFVPTIKVGAEMGLGTFDESSIEVVGDPIESFRNPDFDVKREPVKPFKVGSALQFARNLVVPKPFIDKSKCVKCGVCVNICPVKPKAVNWHDGIKTNPPTYKYKTCIRCYCCQEMCPESAIHQKVPLIRKLIKI from the coding sequence ATGTCCAAAGTTGCATTGATAAAGTGTGAAAGTTATGACTATGAAAAGGTGAGGAGCGCTGTTAAAAAAGGTTTGGAGCTGCTGGGAGGGGCCGGAGCATTTGTAAAGCCCGGCGAAAAGATCCTTTTAAAGCCCAATCTCCTTTCCGCCGATCCTCCTGAAAGATGTGTGACGACACATCCTTCGGTTTTCAAGGCCGTAGGGGAGATTTTCAAGGAAGCCGGTGCTCTGTTGACCTATGGTGACTCTCCGGGCTTCCATAGTCCGAAAGCAGCTGCCAGAAAATCCGGTATAGCTGATGCTGCTGAAGAACTGGGCATAAGCCTTGCTGACTTCAATAATGGGGAGGAAGTTCCCTTTCATGAAGGCGTACAAAACAAGAGGTTTGTGATAGCCAAAGGGGTCTTGGAGAGCGACGGCCTGATAAGCATACCAAAGTTGAAAACCCATGGCTTTGCCAGGATGACCGGGTCGGTCAAAAACCAGTTTGGCTGCATCCCCGGCCCTCTTAAAGGTGAAATGCATGTGAGAATCCCCAATGTTTTTGATTTTTCCAGAATGCTCATTGATCTTAACAGGTTGCTCAAGCCAAGACTTTACATAATGGACGGAATTATGGCGATGGAAGGAAACGGACCCAGGGGAGGAACTCCGAAAAAGATGAATGTTTTGCTGCTTTCCGCCGATCCAATAGCTCTGGATGCCACAGTTTGCAGGATAATAAACCTTGATCCGGAGTTTGTTCCGACGATCAAGGTGGGAGCTGAAATGGGACTGGGTACTTTTGATGAAAGCAGCATTGAGGTTGTAGGGGATCCTATTGAGAGTTTTAGGAACCCTGACTTCGATGTAAAAAGGGAGCCGGTCAAACCTTTCAAAGTCGGTTCGGCCTTGCAGTTTGCGAGAAACTTAGTGGTGCCCAAGCCTTTTATAGATAAAAGCAAATGTGTAAAATGCGGTGTTTGTGTTAATATATGCCCGGTGAAACCTAAAGCTGTAAATTGGCATGACGGCATAAAAACGAATCCGCCGACGTACAAATACAAGACCTGCATAAGATGCTACTGCTGTCAGGAAATGTGCCCGGAGAGCGCGATTCATCAGAAAGTACCTCTTATAAGGAAATTGATAAAAATCTAG
- the sigK gene encoding RNA polymerase sporulation sigma factor SigK, protein MHIVSAILEAFCSTFLHIGYVSSSISYPQPLAAEEELRYVKMYKEGSEEAKNILIERNLRLVAHIVKRYSTLGYESEDLISVGTIGLIKAITTFNPDKGTRLVTYAAKCIENEIRMYIRSTAKYKDDISLHDPVSTDRDGNESLLMDILVSQSPAIDEQVELNLQKNWLYTKMKTVLKRNEKDILELRYGLPDKAERTQIEIAKMFGISRSYVSRIEKKAIKKLRNALKPESCL, encoded by the coding sequence ATGCATATAGTTTCAGCAATACTGGAGGCCTTTTGCAGCACATTTCTGCACATCGGATATGTATCCAGCTCCATCTCATATCCGCAGCCCCTGGCAGCGGAGGAAGAACTACGGTACGTAAAAATGTATAAGGAAGGCAGCGAAGAGGCAAAAAATATACTGATAGAACGAAATTTGCGCTTGGTCGCCCATATTGTCAAACGTTACAGTACACTGGGGTATGAATCGGAGGATTTGATTTCCGTCGGAACCATAGGTCTTATCAAAGCCATTACCACTTTTAACCCTGACAAAGGCACAAGGCTTGTCACATATGCCGCAAAATGCATAGAAAACGAAATACGCATGTACATAAGGTCCACAGCAAAATACAAGGATGACATATCGCTGCACGACCCCGTAAGCACAGACAGGGACGGTAACGAGTCTTTGTTGATGGATATCCTGGTTAGCCAGTCACCGGCCATAGATGAGCAGGTGGAGCTGAACCTGCAAAAAAACTGGTTGTATACCAAAATGAAAACAGTCCTGAAAAGGAACGAAAAAGATATTCTTGAGCTGAGGTACGGCCTTCCCGACAAGGCTGAAAGAACGCAGATTGAAATAGCTAAAATGTTCGGCATATCGAGGTCCTATGTATCAAGGATAGAAAAAAAGGCAATAAAAAAGCTAAGAAATGCTTTAAAGCCGGAAAGCTGCCTTTAA
- a CDS encoding methyl-accepting chemotaxis protein, translated as MLKSLRARIIIIVGLLLAFTCSVLGITAYFNAMSILMDDAKFMLTDYTGRFARDIKDQAEHIFKTLELLASDDDIKSIGTYRFDVEYVKKVLEQEVKRNGHKRVAISDINGNAIYQDGTSESFAEKEFFRKALQGEKVVLGPIYEEDSVDIYYAVPIRHGEEIVGVLSVERDGLELSDFLDASAFGGKGTSFILDSDNNIIAHTDRDTVLYHLKNLSSSKSEAISGNPGEEVDATSSASVSRLGLTDDKDVEKFTSLYVTIRDGKEGWGEYIKENVPKYVGYAHIEGLPWTVVLEVDKNVVLFGATELRNIMFVITLIVLVAAFAIASFFAMGLSRPIKEISNKCIEMAGGNFAVSIDEKYCKRKDEVGILARNFNKIHESVSESIKNVKELTLMMNQNVLHTVKSAESLDDFMVKTSDMLSAVSAGMQETAASAQEMGALSQEVENSMRSVEERAEVGAEKALQISRKAVEFRNSFASTQAKAVSMIDEARDKVKEAIEKAEAVKKVNELAKAIIAIADQTNLLALNAAIEAARAGENGKGFAVVAEQIRKLAGESKQMVGDIQNVLAEINPAVDGLIKHSEELLQFVDTGVKADYETMLAAVEGYNRDAQVLSSIIDEFSRVSSQVLSSLKSMVSAVDDVSTATNTGASDIADINRNIAVAVSDTSKVREEMEASKKCIEDLMRAVSVFK; from the coding sequence ATGTTAAAAAGTCTTAGAGCGAGGATTATTATAATTGTTGGACTACTACTAGCATTTACATGTTCTGTACTAGGGATTACCGCATATTTCAACGCTATGTCTATTCTGATGGATGACGCGAAATTTATGCTTACAGATTATACCGGTAGATTTGCCAGGGATATTAAAGACCAGGCGGAACATATATTCAAAACCCTAGAACTTCTTGCATCAGATGATGATATAAAATCAATAGGGACCTACCGGTTTGATGTTGAGTATGTCAAGAAAGTTCTGGAGCAGGAAGTTAAAAGAAATGGCCACAAACGGGTAGCCATTTCCGACATCAACGGCAATGCAATCTATCAGGATGGAACTTCGGAGAGCTTTGCAGAGAAAGAGTTTTTCCGAAAGGCATTGCAAGGAGAGAAAGTGGTATTGGGGCCCATATATGAGGAGGATTCGGTTGATATTTATTATGCGGTTCCCATCCGTCACGGTGAAGAAATAGTCGGTGTTCTGTCTGTTGAAAGAGACGGTCTGGAGCTCAGCGACTTTCTTGATGCCAGTGCTTTTGGCGGAAAAGGTACATCCTTTATATTGGACAGCGACAACAACATCATAGCGCATACCGACAGGGATACCGTTTTGTACCATCTAAAAAACTTGAGCAGTTCCAAATCTGAAGCCATTTCCGGCAATCCGGGCGAAGAGGTGGATGCTACGTCTTCTGCTTCTGTCAGCCGTTTGGGATTGACAGACGATAAAGATGTAGAAAAATTCACATCCCTATATGTAACGATAAGGGACGGCAAAGAAGGATGGGGTGAATACATAAAAGAAAATGTGCCGAAATATGTAGGCTATGCCCACATCGAAGGACTTCCGTGGACTGTCGTGCTGGAAGTGGATAAAAACGTGGTGCTTTTTGGGGCGACAGAGCTGCGCAATATTATGTTTGTAATAACTCTTATAGTGTTGGTTGCCGCTTTTGCGATAGCTTCCTTCTTTGCGATGGGGCTCAGCCGCCCGATAAAGGAGATAAGCAATAAGTGCATTGAGATGGCAGGAGGTAATTTTGCAGTTTCCATCGATGAGAAATACTGCAAGCGCAAAGATGAAGTAGGCATTCTGGCCAGGAACTTCAACAAGATTCATGAAAGCGTTTCTGAGTCCATAAAGAATGTCAAAGAGTTGACTCTCATGATGAACCAGAATGTGCTTCATACGGTGAAATCGGCGGAAAGTCTGGATGATTTTATGGTTAAGACCTCCGACATGCTGTCGGCCGTATCAGCCGGAATGCAGGAAACTGCTGCATCTGCCCAGGAAATGGGGGCGCTGTCTCAAGAGGTGGAAAACTCCATGAGAAGCGTTGAAGAGAGAGCAGAAGTGGGAGCGGAAAAGGCGCTGCAAATCAGCCGAAAGGCGGTGGAATTCAGAAACTCCTTTGCAAGTACTCAGGCTAAAGCTGTTTCGATGATTGATGAAGCCAGGGATAAGGTGAAGGAGGCCATAGAAAAAGCTGAAGCCGTCAAAAAGGTGAATGAACTGGCAAAAGCCATAATTGCCATTGCCGATCAAACCAATCTGCTGGCGCTTAATGCAGCTATAGAAGCCGCCAGGGCAGGAGAAAACGGCAAAGGATTTGCAGTAGTTGCAGAGCAAATCCGTAAGCTTGCCGGTGAATCCAAGCAGATGGTGGGAGACATCCAAAATGTGCTGGCAGAGATCAATCCTGCCGTGGATGGCCTTATTAAGCATTCCGAAGAGCTGCTCCAGTTTGTGGATACCGGTGTAAAGGCCGATTATGAAACCATGCTTGCAGCAGTAGAAGGTTACAACCGTGATGCCCAGGTGCTGAGCAGTATTATTGATGAATTCAGCAGGGTATCCTCCCAGGTTCTTTCTTCTCTCAAATCCATGGTAAGCGCAGTAGATGATGTATCTACCGCCACCAACACCGGAGCGTCCGACATTGCCGATATCAACCGGAATATAGCTGTCGCTGTAAGTGATACCAGCAAGGTGAGGGAAGAGATGGAAGCTTCTAAAAAGTGCATAGAAGATTTAATGCGAGCTGTCTCCGTTTTTAAGTAA
- a CDS encoding ABC transporter ATP-binding protein encodes MRDLEFIRDIIAKNKYKYAFGILSLIVVDTLQLVLPRVLGIMTDLLKSGELNKSRLAVYTGIVAGIALGIAVFRFTWRYMVYGVAKSIEMHLRNRFYHHLQKLSPNYYNNHKTGDLMAHATSDINNVSTALGQGVAFAFDSAIIPVAAIAMMFRTGGVGLTLASFGPLAVMALIIVFNVDLMHRSLQKIQEAFSQLTERTRENISGIRVVKAFAQEKHEEDKFRETNINNRNTVLKYTKVTSSLFPMIGTISAFSFVIALWYGGVKVIYGDISLGSFVSFNSYLGMLIWPIAALGWIVSIFQRASVSIKRINEIMREKPEIQDAPNVVPLRGIKGRIEFRNLTFTYPGASRPALKNINLLIEEGKTLAIVGRTGSGKTTLINLIQRLYNVEEGMLLIDGVDINRIPLSVLRGSMGYVPQDTFLFSSTIRENIDFFCGRDDESIINASKIAQVYENIMDFPEKFETMVGERGVTLSGGQKQRIAIARAIVRDPEVLLLDDCLSAVDTNTEEEILKGLKDVLKNRTSVVVSHRISSIKHADEIIVLDDGEIIERGNHESLLKLKGEYYDLYQKQLLAEQIEGEDEYELL; translated from the coding sequence ATGAGAGATTTGGAGTTCATTAGGGATATTATTGCAAAAAACAAATATAAGTACGCTTTTGGAATATTAAGCCTAATAGTTGTCGACACCTTGCAGTTGGTGTTGCCAAGGGTTTTGGGAATCATGACGGATTTACTTAAGTCGGGAGAATTGAATAAATCCCGGCTGGCAGTTTATACGGGAATTGTAGCAGGAATTGCGCTGGGAATTGCTGTCTTCAGGTTTACATGGAGATATATGGTCTATGGTGTGGCGAAATCCATAGAAATGCATTTGCGAAACAGGTTTTACCATCACCTTCAAAAGCTGTCTCCCAATTATTATAACAACCATAAAACAGGAGATCTCATGGCTCATGCTACCAGCGACATCAATAATGTAAGTACGGCTTTGGGCCAGGGAGTTGCCTTTGCTTTTGACAGCGCAATCATCCCTGTGGCTGCGATTGCAATGATGTTCAGAACCGGGGGCGTAGGACTTACTCTGGCTTCTTTTGGGCCTTTGGCGGTAATGGCTCTTATTATTGTTTTCAACGTGGACCTTATGCATAGAAGCCTTCAGAAAATCCAGGAAGCTTTTTCGCAGCTGACCGAGAGGACCAGGGAGAATATTTCCGGTATAAGGGTGGTAAAGGCCTTCGCCCAGGAAAAGCATGAGGAGGATAAATTTAGAGAAACTAACATAAATAACAGAAATACCGTACTCAAGTACACTAAAGTTACGAGCAGCCTGTTTCCGATGATAGGAACCATTTCTGCTTTTTCCTTTGTCATTGCCCTATGGTATGGCGGAGTGAAAGTAATATATGGAGATATAAGCCTGGGAAGCTTTGTGTCTTTCAACAGCTACCTGGGAATGCTCATCTGGCCGATAGCCGCGTTAGGATGGATCGTGAGCATATTTCAGAGGGCTTCCGTTTCCATCAAAAGGATAAACGAAATAATGAGGGAAAAGCCGGAAATTCAAGATGCTCCGAATGTTGTACCTTTGCGGGGTATTAAAGGAAGAATAGAGTTTAGAAATCTCACCTTTACCTATCCTGGCGCCAGCCGGCCTGCCCTGAAAAATATCAATCTGTTGATTGAAGAAGGCAAAACTCTTGCCATTGTCGGCAGGACGGGAAGCGGCAAAACAACCCTCATAAACCTCATACAGCGATTGTACAACGTGGAAGAAGGCATGCTGCTGATAGACGGAGTAGATATAAACAGGATACCCCTGTCGGTATTAAGAGGCAGCATGGGATATGTACCCCAGGATACATTCCTTTTTTCTTCAACCATAAGGGAAAACATAGACTTTTTCTGCGGCAGGGATGATGAAAGCATTATAAATGCCTCCAAAATCGCCCAGGTGTACGAAAATATAATGGATTTCCCCGAAAAGTTTGAAACCATGGTGGGTGAGAGGGGTGTAACCCTGTCAGGAGGACAGAAGCAGAGGATTGCCATTGCCAGGGCAATTGTGAGAGATCCGGAGGTGTTGCTCCTGGATGATTGCCTTTCTGCAGTGGATACCAATACGGAAGAGGAGATATTGAAAGGGCTTAAGGATGTTCTGAAAAACCGCACCAGTGTTGTAGTTTCCCACAGGATTTCCTCCATCAAGCATGCGGACGAAATTATTGTGCTGGATGACGGTGAGATAATAGAAAGAGGAAACCATGAATCTCTTCTGAAACTGAAAGGCGAATATTATGACCTTTACCAGAAACAGCTGCTGGCGGAACAGATAGAGGGGGAGGATGAGTATGAGTTATTATGA
- the asnA gene encoding aspartate--ammonia ligase — protein sequence MAYDSDRLIVPENYKSDLTIRETEVGIKLIKDFFEQELAKELNLTRVSAPLFVKPETGLNDNLNGVERPVSFEVKDVGGEDVEIVHSLAKWKRMALKRYGFKKDEGLYTDMNAIRRDEDLDNLHSIYVDQWDWEKIIDKSERNIETLKSIVRQIYSVFKRTEDYISGKYPAIKKVLPDEISFITTQELEDKYPELSPKEREDMIAKEKKAVFIMQIGGELKSGIKHDGRAPDYDDWTLNGDIIFWYPVLNRAFEVSSMGIRVDEEALKKQLKLAGCEDRLNLQFHKDLLNGELPYTVGGGIGQSRICMFFLRKAHIGEVQSSIWPDKMVEDCEKANIQLL from the coding sequence ATGGCATATGATTCAGATAGGTTGATAGTGCCTGAAAACTATAAATCCGATTTGACAATTAGGGAAACCGAAGTAGGAATAAAGCTTATAAAGGATTTCTTTGAGCAGGAGCTGGCCAAGGAATTAAACCTTACCCGCGTATCAGCACCGCTTTTTGTAAAGCCGGAAACCGGATTGAACGATAATCTCAACGGGGTGGAAAGACCCGTTTCTTTTGAAGTGAAGGATGTGGGGGGAGAAGATGTTGAAATAGTTCATTCCCTGGCGAAATGGAAGAGAATGGCCTTGAAGAGATATGGCTTTAAAAAGGACGAAGGCTTGTACACCGATATGAATGCCATACGCAGGGATGAAGACCTCGACAATCTGCACTCAATATATGTGGACCAGTGGGACTGGGAAAAGATCATTGATAAGAGTGAGAGAAATATTGAAACTTTAAAGAGCATTGTGAGGCAAATTTATAGTGTCTTTAAAAGGACAGAAGACTACATATCCGGAAAATACCCCGCAATAAAAAAAGTTCTGCCTGATGAAATCAGCTTTATAACCACTCAGGAGCTGGAGGACAAGTATCCTGAGCTTTCTCCGAAAGAGAGGGAAGACATGATAGCCAAAGAAAAAAAGGCTGTATTCATAATGCAGATAGGCGGGGAGTTGAAGTCCGGCATAAAGCATGACGGAAGAGCTCCTGACTATGATGACTGGACATTGAATGGTGATATAATATTCTGGTATCCTGTATTGAACAGAGCCTTTGAGGTATCATCGATGGGCATAAGGGTGGATGAAGAGGCGCTTAAAAAGCAGCTTAAACTGGCAGGATGTGAAGACAGGCTGAACCTTCAGTTCCACAAGGATTTGCTGAACGGGGAACTGCCTTACACTGTTGGGGGAGGAATAGGACAGTCCCGCATATGTATGTTTTTCTTAAGGAAAGCTCATATCGGCGAAGTGCAGTCATCCATATGGCCCGACAAAATGGTGGAGGACTGTGAAAAGGCAAATATTCAATTGCTGTAA
- the asnS gene encoding asparagine--tRNA ligase translates to MAYTPIKQVFRNTQEFLNKTVKVAGWVRTIRDSKNFGFIEINDGSFFKNLQIVFEDGKIPNFKEITKLTVGSAIVVEGTLVESPGAKQPFEVQASKIELEGACPQDYPLQKKRHSFEFLRTIAHLRPRTNTFSAVFRVRSLAAMAIHQFFQDRGFVYVHTPIITGSDAEGAGEMFKVTTFDFDNIPKDEKGNVDYTQDFFGRSTNLTVSGQLAGETYAQAFGKIYTFGPTFRAENSNTARHAAEFWMIEPEIAFADLKDDMELAEDMLKYIINYVMENAPEEMEFFNNFIDKTLLERLNNVVSSDFAHITYTEAISILEKEKDQFEYPVKWGSDLQTEHERYLTEKVFKKPLFVTDYPKDIKAFYMRLNDDNKTVAAMDLLVPGVGEIIGGSQREERYDYLLNRMKELGLKEEDYWWYLDLRKYGSTKHAGFGLGFERAIMYMTGISNIRDVISFPRTTKSAEF, encoded by the coding sequence ATGGCATATACGCCTATCAAGCAAGTTTTTAGAAACACACAGGAATTTTTAAATAAAACCGTCAAAGTTGCCGGTTGGGTCAGAACTATCAGAGACTCAAAGAATTTTGGTTTTATTGAAATTAATGACGGGTCGTTTTTTAAGAACCTGCAGATTGTTTTTGAAGACGGCAAAATCCCAAATTTTAAAGAGATTACCAAGTTAACGGTAGGCTCGGCGATTGTCGTGGAAGGTACACTGGTGGAGAGCCCCGGAGCAAAACAGCCTTTTGAGGTGCAAGCCAGCAAGATAGAACTGGAGGGCGCTTGTCCCCAGGATTATCCCCTCCAGAAGAAGAGGCATTCTTTCGAGTTTTTGAGAACAATAGCTCATTTAAGGCCTCGTACCAATACATTTTCTGCTGTATTTAGGGTGAGGTCCCTGGCTGCGATGGCAATCCATCAATTCTTTCAGGACAGGGGTTTTGTATATGTGCATACACCAATAATAACCGGAAGTGATGCCGAAGGTGCAGGCGAGATGTTCAAGGTAACCACCTTTGACTTCGACAACATACCGAAGGATGAAAAGGGAAATGTTGACTATACTCAGGACTTCTTCGGAAGGTCCACGAACCTGACTGTCAGCGGGCAGCTGGCTGGAGAAACATATGCCCAGGCCTTCGGGAAAATCTATACTTTCGGACCTACATTCAGGGCGGAAAACTCCAACACAGCAAGGCATGCTGCCGAGTTCTGGATGATCGAGCCGGAAATTGCTTTTGCCGACCTGAAGGACGACATGGAGCTGGCGGAAGACATGCTGAAATATATAATAAACTATGTAATGGAAAACGCTCCTGAGGAGATGGAGTTTTTCAACAATTTTATAGACAAAACGCTTCTTGAGCGCCTGAACAATGTGGTAAGCTCAGATTTTGCCCATATCACCTATACGGAAGCCATATCAATACTGGAAAAAGAAAAAGATCAATTTGAATATCCTGTCAAATGGGGCAGCGACCTGCAGACAGAGCATGAAAGATATCTGACGGAAAAGGTATTCAAAAAGCCTTTGTTTGTGACTGATTATCCAAAGGATATCAAAGCCTTCTACATGAGGCTTAATGATGACAACAAGACTGTTGCCGCCATGGACCTGTTAGTACCGGGTGTAGGAGAAATAATCGGCGGCAGCCAGAGAGAGGAAAGGTATGACTACCTTTTGAACAGGATGAAGGAATTAGGCCTCAAGGAAGAGGATTATTGGTGGTATCTTGACCTGCGTAAGTATGGAAGCACAAAGCATGCCGGTTTTGGCCTCGGGTTTGAGAGGGCGATAATGTATATGACCGGAATAAGCAATATACGAGATGTCATTTCCTTCCCAAGGACAACCAAGTCAGCAGAGTTCTAG